The genomic region CCAGGGCAGCAGCATCGTCTTGCCCCTGACAAGGCGCACGCAGCTCTGGACAATGATGTCGATAGTGCCGTTCCTCTGGGCCATGCTGAAGAAGTACGTGACTCCGATGATCGTCAAGACGATGCTGGCCGGGAATTCCTCAAGGATCTGCTTGTCCGTCATTCCAAGCATGAAGTAGCCCACGCCGAAGGACGCGACCAGCCCCATGACGCCGATGTTCAGCGGCCATTTAGTGGCGACGACGAACATTCCGACGAGGATGACGAGCGGGATGATCTGGACGGCGGTCATGGAGTGCTCCGGTTCCGCGGTGGCTGAAGGGTTGAAGATGTCACCCCCCAGCACGAGGGCAATCAAAGCCAGGATCGCGAACCCGGCGGCCACCGCCACCAGTAGGATACGGCGGCGGCGGCGCCGGGACGGACGCGGAGCATCGCTGCCCCGAGTCTCGGCCGCAGCGACAGCGGTGCGGTGCTCAGTCTGGGTCATGATGGTCTCCTCAGCGAGTAGCTCCCGCGAGGGCGGCAGCGACGGCGCTGCCGGGGACCTCGGGGAGATGGATGGTGGTTGTAGCGATCGTGCGGGCCGTACGGTCGACGCCCACGAGGACCGTCCCGTCGTGTTCCTCGCTCCACGTCTCGATCACCCCGGCGGGGGTGCGGAGCCGGAGCGTGCTCCTTGGAGTGTCGCCCGTGAAAGTGTGCATCACGGTGCCGGCGGTGCCGGCGGCCAGGGTCAGGGCGATGCTGCCGGTGATGGCCAGGGCCGGGTGGGGCTTTCCCATGGAGAGCATCATGACGCTGGCGTCGGCGCCGGGGTCCGTCGGGGCGGGGGAAGCTACGATTGCGAGCTTCGGGATGGCCCGGGCCGCTTCGGCTGTCGTGCGGACCAGCCCCATCCGCACAGCTGCCTGCCTCCGGATCTGCTCGAGGGTATCCAGCTGCAGTTCCACTCCGGCGCGCCAGCTGTCGTACCTGGCCGTGTCCAGGCCAAGCTCCTCGGCGCGGACCATCACCACAGGAGCTCCGGCGTCGACCATCGACACGGTCCATCGGGTTCCGCCCGCCATGATCGTGTCAGTGGCCGCACCGGTGGGCAGGAGCGCACCGGTCGTCTTGCCTGCCGGGTCCTGGAAGCCGAGCCCCACAGCGTAGCCAGGGAAGGGTACGCCGGGCATCTGCGCCTCCGGAACCGATGCCAGGGCGCCGGCAGGAGTGGCCACCCGCTGGACGATGATTTGGTTGGTGTTCGTGTTGCGGGTGACGATCCGGGTGACGTCTCCAGTGGGGATCACCCACCCCTTCTCAATGGCATATAGCCCCACCACCGCAGAACCGTTCCCGCAATTGCTGCCCCAGTCCACCGAGGCCTCTTCGATACCGACCTGCGCGAAGGTGTATTCAACGTCGACGTCGTCGCTGACGGGCCGGTGCAGGATCACGGCTTTGCTGGTTGTTGATGTCGCCCCGCCGACGCCATCGATCTGGCGGGGGTCCGGGCTGCCGAACAGCCGCGGAAGCAGCACATCGAGGCTGCAGCCGCCCTCCTGAAGACTCTCCGCATCAAACACCCAGCATTTGCTGGTGCCTCCGCGCATCCATCGGGCTTCGATCTCCATGGTATTTCCCGCTTCTCCTCGTGCCTCAGATTTGAATGAGGACCTAGAAAGAGATTGAGCCAGATCACATCTTTAGACAATGTTCAATTTTCACGGGGGGATGTAGAATTACTTAATTCATTCAGGCCGCGCGGACTATTTTCCCGTCCCTCCAGCAGCCTTGTCCGGATTAGTGCACGATGTCCCGGGTGGAGCCCGCGCCGCGACAGAAAATGAAACAAATTGGGAGAAGGGTGAACCTTTGCTTAACGACGAAGGTCAGGACTTGTTCGATATGAGGCGGCTGGCGCTACTGCTGGAGGTGGTGGAGCAGGGCTCCATCACGGCCGCGGCCGAGCTCATGATGTACACGCCCTCGGCCGTCTCCCAACAGTTGCGCAAGCTCGAACAAGAAGTGGGCCAGCCTCTCCTCACCCGCCGCTCCCGTGGGGTGGTGCCCACCGAGGCCGGCCAGGTGCTGGCCGGCCACGCCCGCAAGATTGTCTGGCAGATGCAGGCAGCCCGGTCTGACCTCGGCCAGATTGCCGGTCTCAAACGGGGTTCCCTGACCGTGGGCACCTTCCCAACCCTGGCAGGATCCTTCCTGCCCATAGTCATCCGGACCTTTAAAAAGCGCTATCCGGCCATCAGCCTTTCCTTGCGCAGCGCCCGCTTCGATGAACTGGTGGCAGATCTGCAGTCCGGGGTCACGGGGCTGTGCCTGCTCTGGGACTACCCATGGAATCCCTTCCAGGACGACTCCATCCGCGTAACAGAAGTCTTCCGGGAGAGCACCGTTATCCTGGTGGCCCGCAGCCACCCACTCGCCGACCGGGAGCAGGTACGCATGGAGGACCTGCGCAACGAGTCCTGGATTGTGCGCGCCGAGGCCCACCCCGTGGTTGAGGTTCTGCTGCGTTCCGCCCACGACGCCGGGTTCGAACCCGAGATTGCCTTCCTAGCCAACGACTACCAGGAGGCCCAGGCCATGGTCAGCGTGGGAATGGGAGTGGCAATGGTACCCAAGACCGCGGTGGCGCTTCAGCATCCTGACGTGAAGGTGCTGAGCCTGGGTTCCGCTGCCCCGCTGCGGCGGGTTCTGCTGGCGCAGCGCGAGGACAAGGTCTACGCCCCGGCCGAGGTGGCCTTCCACTCCACTCTCTTGGAAATCGCCCGCGAACGAGCCACGGATTATCTCTAGCTGCTAACGCAGTTGCGCGGGCACATCGCGCCCGGATGCGGTCGATTACGTAGCCGGCCTAGCCGTTCAGCACCACGTTCGCCGGCGGCTCCCCCGCCAGCATGAGCTCGATCTGCCGCTGGAGCAGCCGGCCCATCCGTGGCCGCATCGCCGAACTCGCCCCGCCGACATGGGGGCTGATGATGACGCCCGTGGTCCGCCACAGCGGATGGTCCTGCGGCAGGGGCTCGGGATCGGTGACATCGAGCGCGGCGCGGATCCGGCCCGACGCGGTGTGCCGGACCAGGGCGTCGGTGTCCGCCACGGGGCCGCGGGCCACGTTCACCACCAGGGCGCCGTCCGGCATGGCCGCGAGGAAGACATCATCAATGAGGTGCCGGGTGGAGTCGCTGAGCGGAACGCCCACCACCACGATGTCGTGCTCCGGCAGCAGGGCGTGGAGTTCCGCGATGCCGTGGATCGGGCCGCGCTCGTCCATCCGTTCCCTGCTGGCCACCCGGGTCACGCTGGTCTCGAACGGCAGGAGCCGGTCCTCGATCGCCTTGC from Arthrobacter sp. NicSoilB8 harbors:
- a CDS encoding PrpF domain-containing protein, which produces MEIEARWMRGGTSKCWVFDAESLQEGGCSLDVLLPRLFGSPDPRQIDGVGGATSTTSKAVILHRPVSDDVDVEYTFAQVGIEEASVDWGSNCGNGSAVVGLYAIEKGWVIPTGDVTRIVTRNTNTNQIIVQRVATPAGALASVPEAQMPGVPFPGYAVGLGFQDPAGKTTGALLPTGAATDTIMAGGTRWTVSMVDAGAPVVMVRAEELGLDTARYDSWRAGVELQLDTLEQIRRQAAVRMGLVRTTAEAARAIPKLAIVASPAPTDPGADASVMMLSMGKPHPALAITGSIALTLAAGTAGTVMHTFTGDTPRSTLRLRTPAGVIETWSEEHDGTVLVGVDRTARTIATTTIHLPEVPGSAVAAALAGATR
- a CDS encoding LysR family transcriptional regulator — protein: MRRLALLLEVVEQGSITAAAELMMYTPSAVSQQLRKLEQEVGQPLLTRRSRGVVPTEAGQVLAGHARKIVWQMQAARSDLGQIAGLKRGSLTVGTFPTLAGSFLPIVIRTFKKRYPAISLSLRSARFDELVADLQSGVTGLCLLWDYPWNPFQDDSIRVTEVFRESTVILVARSHPLADREQVRMEDLRNESWIVRAEAHPVVEVLLRSAHDAGFEPEIAFLANDYQEAQAMVSVGMGVAMVPKTAVALQHPDVKVLSLGSAAPLRRVLLAQREDKVYAPAEVAFHSTLLEIARERATDYL
- a CDS encoding 2-hydroxyacid dehydrogenase, translating into MTRNITVSLPDTSLREYLRPHPDVTVLEWDLAGAPPQPRIDIVVPPYMGGPQVLQSLAAVDTALVQSQSIGYDGVADFLPSGRVFANAAGVHETSTAELALALILASQREFPRLILSQQEGRWDARPTASLADRRVLIVGYGGVGKAIEDRLLPFETSVTRVASRERMDERGPIHGIAELHALLPEHDIVVVGVPLSDSTRHLIDDVFLAAMPDGALVVNVARGPVADTDALVRHTASGRIRAALDVTDPEPLPQDHPLWRTTGVIISPHVGGASSAMRPRMGRLLQRQIELMLAGEPPANVVLNG